The segment CAGCAAGGCGCGCATCGGCCGTCCCCCGGAAGCCGTGCTGGAAATCCTCTGATCGAACAGCCGACGACGACCGGGCGAACGGCCAGGCTGGTTCGACGATGACCTTGCACACCAACCGCGCAACGTGCGGTTACAGGGGACCGGGTCGGTGAGGGCCTGCATCGTCGGCGCCGGCGCGATCGGCGGCATCATTGCCGCCCGTCTGGCGCGCGCCGGGCATGATGTCTCGGCCATTGCACGCGGCGATCATCTGGACGCAATCCGGGACCGCGGCCTCACCCTGCGTGCGGGCGCCGAAGAATTCACGGTCGAGATAAACGCGGCGTCCAACGCATCCGAGCTTGGGCCACAGGCCTACGTCATCCTGACGGTCAAGGCACCCGCCCTGCCCGGTATCGCCGCATCGCTCACACCCCTGCTTGCACCCGATACGGTCGTTGTGACGGCGATGAACGGTGTGCCCTGGTGGTTTTGCCTCGCGCTCGAAGGACCGCTGGCACGGCGGTCGCTGCACTCCACCGACCCGAACGGCATCCTGGGCGAAACCCTGACGCGAGAACGCGTGCTCGGCTGCGTGGTGCATGCGGGCGCCTCGGTCCCCGAACCGGGTCTGGTGGATCACGCGGCGGGGAATCTCTTCATCGTGGGTGACGCCGGCCGGCTCTTGTCCGCCCCCGCCGTCACGCTGGCCGATGCGTTTACCGACGCGGGGCTCGATGGGCGTAGCTCCGACGACATCCATGGCGAAATCTGGATGAAACTCGTCGGGAATATGGGCATGGGGCCCATTTGTGCCCTGACCGGCGCCACCCTGGCGGGCCTGGCCGGAGATGCCGATGTACGCCCCATCGCGGCGGCGATGATGCAAGAGGCCATGGATGTGGGCGAAGCGCTCGGCCTGCCGATGAACATGAGCGCCGAAGATCGGATCGAACTCGGCGCGGAGCTCGGGGAGTTCAAGCCCTCCATTCTCCAGGATTTGGAGCGCGGCCGGCCGCTTGAGATCGATGCCATGGTCTCCGTCGTCTCGGAGATGGGCGAGATTGCGCGTATCCCAACCCCGACCGTCGATACGGTTCTGGCCCTGCTCCGCGGGCGCGCGCGACGCGCCGGCCTCTACTGATCCCACGCATGGTGCTGCACAAATCTTCGCTCGCGGTGCTGTTCGCGATGATGTTCTCGAGCCAGTTGGCGCTGACGATCTTCCTGCCGGCCGTGCCGGACATCGCGCGCGACCTTGAGACAACGCTCGGCCGGACCCAGCTGATCATCCCGGCTTACCTGATCGCGTTCGCATTCATGCAGCTCATCGTCGGACCGCTTTCCGACCGGTTCGGGAGACGCCCCGTCATCATGGGCGGGGTCGCGCTGTTCATGCTCGCGAGCCTGGCCTGCGCCTTCGCGACGGATATCTGGCAGCTACTGGGCGGGCGCTTTTTCCAGGCGGCGGGGGCGTGTGCGTCCATCGTCGTGGGGCGCGCGACCGTGCGCGACACGAACGACGGCAAGGCGGCGGCCCAGGCGATGTCCTATGTCGCGATCTCGCTGGGCGTCGGGCCCGCCATCGCGCCTCTGATCGGCGCCGAGCTCGTTGAAACCTTCAACTGGCGCGCAACCTTCCTGGTCACGGCACTTGCAAGCGGCCTGTCCCTGCTCGTCGCGATCCCGGTGCTCCGCGAAACGCTGCCGGAACAGGCGCGGGAGCGGATCGATATCTTTCAGCTCGTCCGGGGCTACCTGGCATTGTTCAAGCGCGCCGGGTTCATGGGCTACAGCCTGACCGTTTCATTCCAGAGTTCGACTTTCCAGGTCTTCATGACCGCGGCCCCGATCGTGCTGATCAGCCAGCTCGGGGTCACCCCGAAGCTGTTCGGCCTGTATCTGATGGTGATCCCCCTCGCCTTCATCACCGGAAGCTTCGTGGCCGGACGGCTCGTGCGGTTCCTGCCGGTCGACCTGATCGTCGGGGTGGGATCCACCATGGGGGTCCTCGGCGGCATTCTCCAGGTGAGTTTCGCGCTGTCAGGCCACGCCACCCCGACACATATCGTCGCGGCGATCCTGGTATCCAACTTCGGCACCGGACTGGTGCTTGCCAACTGCTACGCCCAGGCCCTGAACACCGTCCCGCCGTCATTCGCGGGTGCCGCGTCGGCGCTTGGCGGCTTCCTGCATATGGGTGTGGCGTTCGTCATGGCCCTGATCGTGGCCAACCTGCCCCACAACTTGTCGCTGCAGATGGGCATGGCACAGACGGCCACAACCCTCACGAGCCTGACCGTCTTCCTTGTGGTCATCAGGTATTACAGCCGACGGGGGGCTTAACGACCCCGCCGCGCATGGAAATCAGACCTGTGCGGTCAGACCCGCGGCCTCGATACCCGCCACCGCGCAGGTCTCGTCATTGTCCGAGCTGTCGCCCGTCACGCCGACCGCACCGGCAACATTGCCATCCGCATCGCGGATCAACACGCCGCCCGCGACGGGAATGACCCGGCCGCCGGACGCGGCCGCAATCGCGACGCCGAAATGCTCACGGGTCAGGAAATCCGTCTCATTGGCCCGCGAGGACCGGCCGATGGCCAACCCGCCCCAGGCCTTGCCGAAGGCAATCTCGAACCGCATGATTCCGCTCTTGTCCTCACGCTGCATCGATACGAGATGGCCGCCATCGTCGAGGACGACGATGGTCAGCGGGCCGATATCGAGGTCCCGCCCCTTGGCCTGGCCGGCCGCGATGATCTTGTTCGCCTGTTCGAGTGTCACCTTCGCCATGATCTTGCTTCCCAACGGTTTGTTTGTGTTCAGAATGTTGGGCGCAGACTAACTGCCACCCCCGCCGAAAACCAGACCGGGGACGGTGGATATTTCGGCCGGCGAGCCTATCCGGCGGCTTCCGGCTTACGCTTCTGATGGGTGTAGGTGCTGGCCAGATAGTCGGCAAAAAATTTCCCGTATCGGATCGGATCATATTTCGAAGGATTGTCCGCCCCACAGCATCCCGCGACCGGATCGATCACATCGTCGAGGTCGGGATTGAAGAAGAACGCGAGCGAATAGCGGTCTTGCGTGGTCGCGGTCGTCACCCGGTGCGGCGTCGCCACGAAGCGGTCGTTCGACCAGCGCCGCAGCATATTGCCGGAATTGACGATCACCCCCCGGGCCATCGGTGGATGGTCGATCCATTCGCCATCGGGCGTCTTGATCTGCAGCCCCGGCTGGTTGCTCTGGGGCAGCATGGTGATGAAACCGGCATCCGTATGGGAAGAGGCGCCGAACTGATCGTCACGAAGTTCGCCGACCGCGGGATACTTGACCATCCGCACCACGATCGTCGGATCCTTGAAATAGTCGTCAAAGAAATCGTCGGGCATATCCATCGCCCGGGCATAGACCGGCAGCATGCGGTAGCCGAGATCCGACATCATGCCGTGATAGGCCAGTTGGGAGTTCCGGAAACCCGGCGCGTGGCTTTCTTCGGGCCATTGGTTCAGCCCGCGGAAACGTTCACCCGACAGGACCTTGGGATCGTCCGGCGAACGTTCCTGATAGTAGGTCAGGTTCTCCGACGCATCACGCTTCAGGCCCTTCGTACTGTCCACCGCATGGGCTTCGTTGAAAGTAAAATTCATCGGCACATAGCCGATCTGATGCTCGTTCACCCGCAGCGCCATCTTCTCGTCCAGCGGCAGATCATGGAACTGCTGTGCCCCGTCAAATCCGTTCTCGATCACCGACCAGTCGAGCCCGTGGTTGACCCACATCATGAAACCGACCCGCACCAGCGCGTCGCGCACCTGCGCCGCCAGCGCGTCAAGCGCCCCAGCCTCGCCGGCGAGATAGGGGCCGACATCCAGAATGGGAAACTCGTCTCCCGCAGCAACTCGGTAGGGGCGGTCGCTGGACATCGTGGCGGTCATGCTGGAACTCCTGTCGTCGGCATGCGTGGCGATTGGAATGTTCGGCGAGCTTTCCCCAGTCGCCGATGTGCGACAAGATATGAAAATGCTGTGTCTCACCGGCTAAGACTCCCGTCGCCATGGCATGAAGCCGTTTATTCGGTGTGGCAAACCGAATGAACGAAAATTGGACCCTGATCAAAGCGGAAGCGGAGGAAGACGAGATGAGCCGGACGGTTGGTGTTGTGGGACTTGGTGCGATGGGATCCGCCATGGCGATCATGCTGGTCAAGGGGGGCTTCCAGGTCGTCGGCTTCGACCCGCGCGAAGAAGCCCTCGACGAGCTGGAGGAAAACGGCGGTATCCGCGCCGGGAGCCCGCGCGACGTCGCGGAACAGGCCGATGTTGTTATCCTGTCATTGCCGACCGTCGAGGCCTTCCAAAGCGTCCTGCGCGAACAGGGCAGCATCACGTCGAGCGGCAAGGAGGGCCTGGTCCTCATCGACACCTGCACCCTGCCGATCGCGATCAAGGAGGAAGGCGCGCGCATGGCCGAAGCGGCGGGCATGACCCTGATCGACGGCACGGTCAGCGGCAACCGGGACATGATCCTGGCCAAGACCCTCACCGCCTATATGAGCGGCGATGAAGCTGCCTGTAACGCCAATGCCGACGTCCTGTCTGCGTTCACCCGCAAACACAGCTTTGTCGGTGCATTCGGCAATGCGAGCAAGATCAAGTTTGTCATCAACCATCTGGTCTGCGTTCTCACTGCCGCGAATGCCGAAGCCATGGCAATGGCGCTCAAGGCCGGTTTGCAGGCGGATGACGTATTCGATCTGGTGAAAGACAGCGCAGCGAACTCGGTGCTCTGGGAGATACGCGGGCCGATGATGGTCACCGAGGACTACTCCAGCTCGCGCGGGAATTTCGGCATGGCGTCGAAGGACGGCCCGGTCATCGGTGCCTTTGCGCAGGAGATGCATTATCCTGTGCCCTTGTTCCAGACCGCGCTGCAGATGCATCAGGCCGCTGTCGGGATGGGCATGTATGACATCGATACGGCCGCGCTCTGCAAGATGTACGAGACGATCTCGGGCACCGAGCGTGAGACGGGTTGAACACTTCCAGAGGGTTTCAAATGGGCGAAATTGTGTATCTCGACTACGACGCGGACACGCTGTTCGCCGAGTACAACAACCGCGGCAAGGTGGCGGAGTTCGCATCGCTCATTGCCGAGGGTGCCGCGCGCAGCGACAAGCTCCGCGCCGACGCGAAGAACGGGCGGGTCGATCTGGCATATGGCGACGGACCAAGGGACCGGTTCGACCTGTTTCTGCCCGACGTGGTAAACCCGCCGCTCCACGTCTTCATCCATGGCGGGTACTGGCAGTGGAACGACAAGGACGAATATGCGTTTCTGGCCAAACCGTTTCTGGACGCAGGTATCGGCTTCGCAAACCTTGAATATCCCCTCTGCCCCGGCGTTTCCCTCGCGGAACTCGTCGACCATGTCCGCGCGGGTATTGCGCATATCTGGAAGCAAGGCCCCGACCTCGGCTATGACCGGGACCGGATTCAGGTCAGCGGGCATTCCGCCGGCGGACATCTCACCGGCGTGGTTCTGACAACGGACTGGACCGCGTTCGACGATAGCCTCCCGAACGATGTCGTGAAGAGTGCCATGCCGATCAGCGGTGTTTTCGACATCGAACCGCTCCGGCACACGCCAATCGGCGACCCGCTGGGACTCGACGCGGTGAGCGCCGCCGCACTCAGCCCGATGTTTGCACTCCCCCGAACCGGGGCCAAAACGGTGGTGGCACTCGGTTCCCATGAAGGGCGCGAGTTCCACCGCCAGGCCGAAGCCTTTGCCACACACTGCCGCAGTCACGGCACCCATGTCAGAATCGCCAGCATCCACGGCAGCAACCATTTCAGCGTGCTCGAATCTTTGTTCGACAGCGATGGTCAACTGTTCGGTCTGGCACGGGAAATGCTGCTGGGAGACGCCTGACACCTCTTGTGGCGACGCGACCGCCGGGGCCAATATCCCGATCCATCTTCACCGCAGAAAACTGGCGCCGGGCGTGACTCCCACAACCGAGAATATGAGGACGACACACACCGATCCGTGGCGACGGGTCTCGGTTGTGGCGGTAACCCATCACAGCCGCGCGGTCATCGAAAATTGCCTGGCCGGCATTGGCGACGATGCCGAAGTGGTCGTTATCGACAACGCCAGCGACGATGGGACGCCGGACCTCGTGCGGCGGCTGGTACCCCATGCGGATATCCAGGAAAATGCGATCGGCGTGGGCTACGGCGCGGGCGCCAACCAGGGCCTCGCGAAGGTAACGCGTGAGTTTGCGCTTCTGGCTAATCCCGATTCCCGGGTCGATACGATCGCGCTGGAACGGCTGCTTGCCGCCGCCGACGCGTATCCGGACGCCGCCCTGCTCGCACCCTGTGTGCTCGACGACGCTGGCGCATATGAGCCGGCGCACGATGCCGAACTTTTCCGGCGCCACCTGTTGCCGGCACGGGCCGGCGAAACGCCACCCGATGGCCCCTGTTGTGCGGAATATCTCTCCGGCGCGGTGGTTCTGCTTCGCATGGCGTCATTTCGGGACATCGGGCCGTTCGACGACGCGATCTTTCTGTACTACGAAGACGATGATTTCTGCATGCGCATACGCCGCAAGGGCTTCAGTGCCATTCTGGTGCCCGATGCCATGGTCAACCATGGCGGTGGCGGGTCGGTCCGACCGAGCGCGCATTACCGTTGGGAAAAATACTGGCACATGGCCTGGTCTCGGCTTTATCTCGAACAAAAATATCATGGCCGCGTCGCCTGCGCCGCGATCGCCTGGCCCAACCTGCTGCGTTACACCTTGAAAGCAATCGGGAATGGTCTGACCCTGCGCCGCGCACAGGCATGGCGAGACGTGGCCCGGCTGTTCGGGACGGTCGGATATTTGCTTCACATCCCGGCATCCCGGACGGTGGCGCGCGCCAGACCCCAACAAACCGGCATAGAGTGACGATGAGCAATCCCGATCAGGACTTCTGGCGCGGACGGCGCGTCCTCGTGACCGGCCATACCGGCTTCAAGGGCGCCTGGCTGTGCGCGTGGCTGGAGATGCTGGGCGCCGAGGTGCATGGTTTCGCGCTCCCTCCCGAGCCGGGCGCAAACCTGTTCCGTGACCTGGGCGCGTGGACATACCTCACCTCCATGACGGGCGACATCCGTGATCGCGAGGCTGTGGAAATCGCCTGCGCCGCCGCCGACCCGGATATCGTCATTCATCTGGCCGCCCAGTCCCTGGTCCGCCGCGCCCATCGCGACCCGCTGGGCACCTACGCGAGCAACGTGCAGGGCACCGGAAATCTTCTTGAAAAGCTCTCCGCCTGTGCGGGGCTCCGCGCGATTTTGGTTGTCACCAGCGACAAATGTTACAGGAACGACAATAGCGGCCGCCCGTTCGTGGAATCCGACCCGTTGGGGGGCAGCGAGCCTTATGGGGCGTCGAAGGCGGCGCAGGAAACGCTCAGCGCCGGCTGGCGCAAAGGCATCCTCGAAAACCGCGAGCGTGCACCGCGGCTCGCCACCGCGCGCGCCGGCAATGTCATCGGCGGCGGCGACTGGTCGGAGGACCGGATATTGCCCGACCTGTTCCGGGCCATCGGCGCGGGCGACGCGCTCCAGGTCCGCAACCCCGACGCGACGCGACCGTGGCAACATGTGCTCGACGTGCTGGCGGGCTATATGCGCTATGCCGAGGCCCTGGTGCGCGACAAGGATGCAACGCTTCCGACCGCGCTCAACTTCGGCCCCGATGTGGAATCGGCACAGCCGGTGCGCTGGGTCCTGGAACGTGTGATCGAAACCGCCCGCACCGAAGGCATCGACGTCCAGGATTGGCACCACGTGCCGGAGGACGGGCCTGCGGAAGCCACCAATCTGGCCCTCGATGCGACGCTTGCGGCCACGACACTGGATTGGCGACCGCGCCTCTCGCAGACGGATGCCGCCGAGTGGACAGCGCGCTGGCACGCCCGGGCGTTGCAGGGTGCATCCCCGCGCGATCTCGTCGAGGCACAGATCAACGCCTATCGGGATCTCGCATCATGAACGCCGTCACCGGCACACATCCGGCATGCCGTTTCTGTGGCGAGGTCCTGCGGACCAGCTTTGCCGATCTGGGTGCGACACCGCTCGCGAACAGCTACCTGGACAACGCCGACCCCGGCACCCCGGACCCGTCCTATCCGCTCCACGCGCGCGTGTGTGACAACTGCCTCCTCGTCCAGGCGGAAGACGTCGTGCCTGCCGAGGAGATTTTCTCCGAATACGCCTACTTCTCATCTTTCTCGACGAGCTGGGTCGCCCATGCCGAAGCCTATACGAAGATGGCGACCAAGCGTTTCGATCTGGATTCCTCGAGCTCGGTCGTCGAAGTCGCCAGCAACGACGGCTACCTGCTGCAACATTTCGTCAAGGCGGGAATCCCCGTCCTCGGGATCGAACCCGCCGCCAACGTCGCCGAGGCGGCCGAGGCGAACGGCGTGCCGACCATGGCCGCATTCTTCGGCCTCGAACTGGCAGATGCCCTGCGAAGCAAGGGAACCCAAGCGGACCTCCTGCTCGGCAACAACGTGCTGGCCCATGTGCCGGACCTGAACGACTTCGTCGCCGGTCTCGCCCGTCTGCTGGCGGAAGACGGCGTCCTGACCATGGAGTTCCCCCATCTGGCGCGGCTGATCGAGCATGCGCAGTTCGACACGATCTACCACGAGCATTTCTCCTATTTTTCACTGCTCGTCGTCGAAAAGGTCTTCGCCCGGCACGGGCTGCGGTTGTTCGACGTCGAAGAATTACCGACCCATGGCGGGAGTTTGCGAATATTCGCGTCGCACGCAGACGGCGCGGCACGCCCGGAAGGATCCGGCCTCGCAAAGGTCCGCCGCGACGAGGCCGCGATGGGGCTCGACAAGGTCGCGAGTTACGCCGGGTTCCAGGCGCGTGTGGAGGCCATCCGCGACGGGCTGCTCGCGTTTCTGGCAAAGGCCGGGGACGACGGTAAGTCCGTCGCCGCCTATGGGGCGGCCGCCAAGGGCAACACGCTCCTGAACTATTGCGGGGTGGACGCGGCACTTATCGACTTCGTGGCCGATGTGAGTGACCAGAAACAGGGCAAGTTCCTGCCGGGCAGCCATATCCCGATCGTCGCCCCCGCGCGGTTGCGCGACACGAAGCCGGACTTTGTGCTGATATTGCCGTGGAACCTGAAACGCGAGATCACCGTCGCCCATGATTATATCGCGGAATGGGGTGGTCGGTTTGTCGTCGCCGTGCCGGAGCTGACCATCCTGTGATGAAGTTTATGCCCACGGAAATCGCCGGAGTCTTCGTCATCGCGACGGAACCGATCGCAGACGAACGCGGTGATTTTGCGCGAAGCTATTGCACCGATGAGTTTCGGGCAGCCGGCATTCGCTTCGGCATCACCCAGACGAACATCTCGCGCAACCACCGGCGCGGCACGCTGCGCGGCATGCACTATCAGGCCGAACCGTCCCCCGACCCGAAACTCGTCCGCTGTACACGTGGGCGCATCTTCGATGTCGCCGTCGACCTCAGGCCCCGGTCGGAAACCTTCTGCAGCTGGACCGGCGCCGAGCTCACCCCGGAACATCAGAACGCCCTTTTCGTGCCCCCCGGTTGCGCACACGGATTCCTGACGCTCGAGGATAATTGCGACATCGAATATCTGATGGGAGCTCCCTATGTGGCCGAGCTGGCGCAGGGGGTGCGGTGGGATGACCCCGCATTTGGGATTGATTGGCCGCACGAGCCGGCATTGATGTCCGATCGCGATGCGTCCTATCCCGACTTCGCGACCGAGGTCTAGAATGGGGGGCCTCAGCTACAGCCTCCGCCGCCTGTTCGGTGCCCCGCCGCGCAAGAGCCAGCTTCCCGGCTATATCTCGATCGGACGTGGCACCTACGGCCTCGACCGAAACAGCTTCGCCGGCCTGTCGCCCGACTGTCCGGTGTCAGTCGGGAATTATTGTTCCGTCGGGCCCGAAGTCATGATCCTCTGCAAGACCGACCATCGGACGGACCGCCCCGCGACCTATCCCGTGCGCAGTCTCCTGGAAAGCGGCGGGGCCAACCCCGATGCCGTCACCCGCGGGCCCATCACCATCGGACATGATGTGTGGATCGGCGCCCGTGCGATCATCCTCAGCGGCGTGACCATCGGAAACGGGGCCGTCATCGGCGCCGGCGCCGTGGTTTCCCGCGATATCGCGTCATACTCGGTCAATGTCGGTGTGCCGGCAAGGAACGTCCGGAGCCGGTTCGAACCCGCGCAGATCGCGGCACTTGAGGCCATCGCATGGTGGAACTGGCCGGAAACGAAGATTCGCAATTCGGCCGATCTGTTCGAGACCGGCATCGACGATTTCATCGCCGGCGCCGAACGGGCATCCGATGGCTGATTCGCGCCCGGCTCCAGACTTCTCGTCCGCGCTGGTGACCGGTGCGACGGGGTTCCTTGGATTTCATCTCGCCGGCCGTCTGGCCGACGCCGGTGTCGCGATTACCGTGATCACGCGCCCGTCGAGCGACCCGGCGCGCATCGCGGAGTTGCCGGACAACATCAAAATCCACACCGCAACGGGCGACAGCGCCGATCTGATCGCCTGTCTCGACCGGGCGAAGCCCGATACGGTGTTCCATCTCGCGGCGCGATTCCTGGGCGCCCACACGCCCGACGATATCGCGGGACTGATCGAAGACAATGTGACCTTCACGGCCCAGCTCTGCGAAGCGGCCGTCGCCGCGAAATGCCCGGCCCTCGTGGCCGCAGGCACCGGATGGCAGAACGCCGGGAGCGCCCCCGGTGATCCGACACCGGCCCCGAACACGCTCTATGCCGCGAGCAAGCAGGCGGCCGATGACATCATCGACTATTATTGCCGGCAGTCGGATTTGAACGCGGTCACGCTCAAGATCTACGACAGCTACGGCCCCGACGATCCCCGGCGCAAGTTCCTGGCCGTGCTTCGCGAGACCGCAACCCGGGGTGAAGCGCTCGATGCGACTCCGGGCGATCAGTTGCTCCACATGGTGCATGTGGACGATCTGGTCGACGGGTTCGTCCATGCGGGCAATCTTCTCGCGACGGGTGAAATTCGCGGCCGCGCCAGCCACACCCTGCCGTCGGGGCAGGCCGTCACGCTGCGTGAGCTGGCCGAATTGTGGATGTCGACGAACGATTGCCGCGTCGAGATTGATTGGGGCCGCCGGCCCCATCGCGACGGCGAGGTCATGGCGCCGTGGGAGGGTACTCCCTTGCCCGGCTGGACTCCCCGGATCGGCCTGAAAGCGGGCCTGAAGGGCTGCTAGGTCGCCTCACCCGGCCCGAACAGATCGCCGCGCCCGCCGGCAAGGAACGGCCGGGGCGCATAGCCGAAATCCGCCGCCGCCGCGCCCACATCGAAGGCAAGGTCCCGATTCATCCGTCGCGCGACATCCGCGCTTAGCTCGCTGCCGGGAATGACGCCGCCGGCGAGCGCCAGTATCTGCGGCAAGGCCGGGATATTGATCATTCGCGGTGACCGTTCCAGCACCGTGAAAATCCTTGCGATCATGTCCCGGTAGGAAAGGGTCTCGCCGCCGCCGAGGGCGTAGATGCGGCCATGGGTCTGCCTGTTATCCAGCGCAGATAGCGCCGCGGCCGCCAGATCGTCGGCATGCACGGGCTGGCGGGAACCCATGGCGTCGCCATAAACAGGATAGACGCCGAACCGGCGAATGAAACGCCCCGCCGCCGCAACGGTGTGGTCCCGGCCCGTCCCGTAGATCAGGGTGGGCCGCAAGATTGTCAGGGCCATGCCATGGGTGCGGCTTCGGTCCTGCAGTTTTTGCTCGGCATCGAGAACCCGCTCGACCACGGCCTTTTCATGCGCCGTCGACGTATCCGCCTTGCCGAGCACCGATGTGGTGCTGAAACAGACCAGGCGCTGCACACCGCCTTCCGCGAGCGGGTCCGCGAGGGGTGCGAGGCGCCATACTGGTATTGTCGCGATCGCCTGCCGGGGCAGTTCCGCATCGGGTGCGAACCCCTGTTCGGCCTCGAAGGCGGCCGGCTGCAGGCTCTTGAGCCTGGGGAGTCTGCCGGGCTCCCGCGCCAACGCCAGGACCGGCCGGTCACCCAGACGCGTCAGAATGTGTGCGCCGATCTGCCCCGTGGCGCCGACGACCAGCAGCGCGGCGGGCGTGGCTTCAGTCATCCCGGCCGAACGGTGATTCGAGATCCGCCAGAAGCGGCAGGGCCTCGTCGCGCGCATTCACAATTGCATCGCCCACGCCCACCGGCCAATCGATCGCCAGCGCAGGGTCACGCCACAACACACCGCCTGTCGCCTCGGCGCGATAGGGTGCCGTCAGCTTGTAGAAGACGAGGGTGTCGGGCTCGGTCGTGCAGTATCCGTGCGCAAAACCCGGCGGGATCCATAGCTGCTGCGGCGAGTCACCGCGCAAGGTAACACCCACATGTCTGCCGAAGGTCGGCGACCCCTTGCGGACATCCAGCGCGACATCGTAGATGGCGCCCGAGAGGCATACGATCAGCTTGCCCTGATCATGGGGCGGGATCTGAAAATGCAATGCGCGGATCACACCGACCGCCGCGCTATGGGTCAGATTGTCCTGCGCGAACGAGACCGGGAGCCCCGCCTCGGCCAATACCGCCGGATTCCAGAGTTCGCTCAGCCAGCCGCGATTGTCCATGTGGCGGCCGGGATCGACGATTTTGACGTCCGGAATATCTGTGTCGATGATCTGCACAGGAACGAAGTATCGGTGCGACCCCGGTGCGTCAAGGAAGCTGCCTGCAAGTAGCCATGTTTTCTGGCCCCATGGGAAACATGCCGCCAGTTAAATACAGCCGGATCAATGGCATAGGGTGTATGATCGTCGCAAACCGAGGTAAAGCGCGCACCGAGCAAGAGAAACCGGCCCATCGGGCGGATGAACGGAACACGCTCACGCCGTTGGCCGCATGAACCCTTTTGAACTCTATCCGGACAACCCCAGAATTGTCGGCCTCCGTCACAGTCATCATCGTCAACTTCAATGCGGGCGAACATCTGCGCAGATGCGTCGCGGCGCTGAAGGCGCAGTCGTATACGGATTTCTCCGTCGTTCTCGTGGACAACGCCTCAAGTGACCGGTCCCTCGACCTGGCCCGTGCCGAAATCGGTGACGACACGCGATTTTCCATCTCGCAGCCGCAATCCAATCTCGGTTTTGCTGCCGGCAACAATCGCGGCGCCGCGAACACGCAGAGCAGATGGATCGCCACGCTGAACCCCGATGCGTTCCCCGCCGCCGACTGGCTTGAGACCCTTGTTGGAGCCACGAAGCGCCATCCGGACATCGCGATGTTCGGTTCAACGCAGGTCATGGCGAACGATCCGGCCAAACTGGATGGCGCCGGAGACCGCTACTTTGTCGCCGGTATCCCGTGGCGTGATCGTTCACGCGCACGTCTCGACAACGCGCGCAAGCAGGGCCATGACACGTTCGAGACCTTCTCGCCCTGTGCCGCGGCGGCGCTCTATCGTTCAAATGCCTTTCGGGATGCCGGGGGCTTCGACGAAAACTTTTTCTGCTACGTGGAGGATGTCGATCTCGCCTTCCGGATGCGCCGACG is part of the Alphaproteobacteria bacterium genome and harbors:
- a CDS encoding 2-dehydropantoate 2-reductase translates to MRACIVGAGAIGGIIAARLARAGHDVSAIARGDHLDAIRDRGLTLRAGAEEFTVEINAASNASELGPQAYVILTVKAPALPGIAASLTPLLAPDTVVVTAMNGVPWWFCLALEGPLARRSLHSTDPNGILGETLTRERVLGCVVHAGASVPEPGLVDHAAGNLFIVGDAGRLLSAPAVTLADAFTDAGLDGRSSDDIHGEIWMKLVGNMGMGPICALTGATLAGLAGDADVRPIAAAMMQEAMDVGEALGLPMNMSAEDRIELGAELGEFKPSILQDLERGRPLEIDAMVSVVSEMGEIARIPTPTVDTVLALLRGRARRAGLY
- a CDS encoding multidrug effflux MFS transporter translates to MVLHKSSLAVLFAMMFSSQLALTIFLPAVPDIARDLETTLGRTQLIIPAYLIAFAFMQLIVGPLSDRFGRRPVIMGGVALFMLASLACAFATDIWQLLGGRFFQAAGACASIVVGRATVRDTNDGKAAAQAMSYVAISLGVGPAIAPLIGAELVETFNWRATFLVTALASGLSLLVAIPVLRETLPEQARERIDIFQLVRGYLALFKRAGFMGYSLTVSFQSSTFQVFMTAAPIVLISQLGVTPKLFGLYLMVIPLAFITGSFVAGRLVRFLPVDLIVGVGSTMGVLGGILQVSFALSGHATPTHIVAAILVSNFGTGLVLANCYAQALNTVPPSFAGAASALGGFLHMGVAFVMALIVANLPHNLSLQMGMAQTATTLTSLTVFLVVIRYYSRRGA
- a CDS encoding heme-binding protein: MAKVTLEQANKIIAAGQAKGRDLDIGPLTIVVLDDGGHLVSMQREDKSGIMRFEIAFGKAWGGLAIGRSSRANETDFLTREHFGVAIAAASGGRVIPVAGGVLIRDADGNVAGAVGVTGDSSDNDETCAVAGIEAAGLTAQV
- a CDS encoding 2OG-Fe(II) oxygenase family protein, with the protein product MTATMSSDRPYRVAAGDEFPILDVGPYLAGEAGALDALAAQVRDALVRVGFMMWVNHGLDWSVIENGFDGAQQFHDLPLDEKMALRVNEHQIGYVPMNFTFNEAHAVDSTKGLKRDASENLTYYQERSPDDPKVLSGERFRGLNQWPEESHAPGFRNSQLAYHGMMSDLGYRMLPVYARAMDMPDDFFDDYFKDPTIVVRMVKYPAVGELRDDQFGASSHTDAGFITMLPQSNQPGLQIKTPDGEWIDHPPMARGVIVNSGNMLRRWSNDRFVATPHRVTTATTQDRYSLAFFFNPDLDDVIDPVAGCCGADNPSKYDPIRYGKFFADYLASTYTHQKRKPEAAG
- a CDS encoding NAD(P)-dependent oxidoreductase translates to MNENWTLIKAEAEEDEMSRTVGVVGLGAMGSAMAIMLVKGGFQVVGFDPREEALDELEENGGIRAGSPRDVAEQADVVILSLPTVEAFQSVLREQGSITSSGKEGLVLIDTCTLPIAIKEEGARMAEAAGMTLIDGTVSGNRDMILAKTLTAYMSGDEAACNANADVLSAFTRKHSFVGAFGNASKIKFVINHLVCVLTAANAEAMAMALKAGLQADDVFDLVKDSAANSVLWEIRGPMMVTEDYSSSRGNFGMASKDGPVIGAFAQEMHYPVPLFQTALQMHQAAVGMGMYDIDTAALCKMYETISGTERETG
- a CDS encoding alpha/beta hydrolase, with product MGEIVYLDYDADTLFAEYNNRGKVAEFASLIAEGAARSDKLRADAKNGRVDLAYGDGPRDRFDLFLPDVVNPPLHVFIHGGYWQWNDKDEYAFLAKPFLDAGIGFANLEYPLCPGVSLAELVDHVRAGIAHIWKQGPDLGYDRDRIQVSGHSAGGHLTGVVLTTDWTAFDDSLPNDVVKSAMPISGVFDIEPLRHTPIGDPLGLDAVSAAALSPMFALPRTGAKTVVALGSHEGREFHRQAEAFATHCRSHGTHVRIASIHGSNHFSVLESLFDSDGQLFGLAREMLLGDA
- a CDS encoding glycosyltransferase, whose product is MRTTHTDPWRRVSVVAVTHHSRAVIENCLAGIGDDAEVVVIDNASDDGTPDLVRRLVPHADIQENAIGVGYGAGANQGLAKVTREFALLANPDSRVDTIALERLLAAADAYPDAALLAPCVLDDAGAYEPAHDAELFRRHLLPARAGETPPDGPCCAEYLSGAVVLLRMASFRDIGPFDDAIFLYYEDDDFCMRIRRKGFSAILVPDAMVNHGGGGSVRPSAHYRWEKYWHMAWSRLYLEQKYHGRVACAAIAWPNLLRYTLKAIGNGLTLRRAQAWRDVARLFGTVGYLLHIPASRTVARARPQQTGIE